One part of the Anopheles coustani chromosome 2, idAnoCousDA_361_x.2, whole genome shotgun sequence genome encodes these proteins:
- the LOC131263127 gene encoding nucleoporin Nup35: MEPMTLGSPSGPGGSSAGYLPSFLMGDPPTTPRPNTLSPTRGRSSLAYSHGMAGSPPEGLRSPPILQQSQHHQQYQGQFSSPFVLPHTPQGHQQQQQPQQHAQRFLQNSTVQASSLANQYRNESFDANASTAGPPTQGLFDSWRKEKQMLHTPVRGPSVPDVASHNLSFNESLQNQSAFNASRVMSPIPHTTDFNRTTNLPSPSSYEIGSKLEQQEHSNWVTVFGFPQNATSIILSHFMGIGTILDKQPALQGGNWIHLRYSSRIECNRAINFNGRIVSPGLMVGVQYCTDSSITGKENDADGLDRSQRPFSRVRSLMDVSYTAKQQENAVVGSPIAAKRSNGIVNKAMDLFFGW, from the coding sequence ATGGAACCAATGACACTGGGCAGCCCGAGTGGACCGGGAGGAAGCAGCGCCGGCTATTTACCCTCCTTCCTGATGGGTGATCCGCCGACCACGCCGCGTCCGAATACGCTCTCGCCGACACGGGGCCGATCATCGCTGGCCTACTCGCATGGAATGGCTGGATCACCACCGGAAGGGCTCCGATCACCGCCGATCCTACAGCAAAGTCAACATCATCAGCAGTACCAGGGCCAGTTTTCTTCTCCGTTCGTTCTGCCTCACACGCCTCAGggccaccaacaacaacaacaaccacagcaGCACGCACAGCGATTCCTGCAAAACTCGACCGTTCAAGCGTCAAGCCTTGCAAATCAGTATCGGAATGAGTCGTTCGATGCAAACGCCAGCACGGCTGGACCGCCGACGCAAGGGTTATTCGACTCGTGGCGAAAGGAGAAACAGATGCTGCACACACCCGTCCGTGGTCCGTCTGTTCCTGACGTCGCCAGCCATAATCTGTCTTTCAACGAGTCGCTGCAGAATCAGAGTGCGTTCAATGCGTCCCGTGTCATGTCCCCGATACCGCACACGACGGATTTTAATCGCACCACTAACCTTCCGTCGCCTTCGAGTTACGAAATTGGTAGTAAGCTGGAGCAGCAGGAACACAGCAACTGGGTGACGGTGTTCGGATTCCCGCAGAACGCCACCTCAATCATCCTATCGCACTTCATGGGAATCGGAACAATTCTGGACAAGCAGCCGGCACTGCAGGGTGGCAACTGGATCCATTTGCGCTACAGCTCGCGCATCGAGTGCAACCGAGCGATCAACTTCAATGGGCGCATCGTTAGCCCGGGACTGATGGTTGGCGTACAGTATTGCACCGATTCGTCCATTACTGGCAAAGAGAATGATGCCGATGGGTTGGATAGATCCCAGCGGCCCTTTTCCCGTGTGCGCTCACTAATGGACGTGTCTTACACAGCCAAACAGCAAGAGAATGCCGTGGTCGGTTCACCGATTGCGGCGAAGCGATCGAACGGCATCGTTAACAAGGCGATGGACCTTTTCTTCGGATGGTAG